In the genome of Fusarium fujikuroi IMI 58289 draft genome, chromosome FFUJ_chr02, one region contains:
- a CDS encoding probable MET13-putative methylene tetrahydrofolate reductase yields the protein MHIKDMLNDAERSGQPSFSFEYFPPKTAQGVQNLYDRMDRMYNLGPKFIDITWGAGGRIAELTCEMVLQAQAVYGLETCMHLTCTDMGVEKVNDALLKAYKAGCTNILALRGDPPRAQDKWTAADGGFQYARDLVKHIRDTYGNHFDIGVAGYPEGSDDNKNEDELLDHLKEKVDMGASFIVTQMFYDADNFIRWVKRVRERGITIPILPGIMPIATYASFLRRANHMQAKIPQEWLDALEPVKNDDVAVRNIGKTLVANMCRKLLANGIHHLHFYTMNLAQATRMLLEELQWAPCAERPLQQALPWKQSKGLGRREEDVRPIFWRNRNKSYVIRTQDWDEFPNGRWGDSRSPAFGELDAYGIGLTGTNEANRKKWGEPKTIHDIALLFVRYLQNEIESLPWSEAPLTTEADEIRDELIELNKRGLLTVNSQPAVNGVKSSHPVHGWGPDNGYVYQKSYLELLVHPDVFDKMISRIENHPDLTYYAVTKDGELRSNVTSDGPNAVTWGVFPGKEIVQPTIVESISFLAWKDEAFRLGVDWAHCYDMSSPSRALLEGVMNDWYLVNIVNNDFHDNKTIFELLKGLEVKGLTTPATPLTESVGNGAVDTEPIANGTAATAVAN from the exons ATGCATATCAAGGACATGCTCAACGACGCAGAGAGGAGCGGCCAgccctccttctctttcGAATACTTCCCTCCTAAGACCGCCCAAGGTGTTCAGAATCTTTACGACCGTATGGATCGCATGTATAACCTAGGTCCTAAGTTTATTGACATCACATGGGGTGCTGGTGGTAGAATTGCCGAGCTCACTTGCGAGATGGTACTCCAGGCTCAAGCTGTCTACGGTCTCGAAACTTGCATGCATCTGACCTGCACCGACATGggtgttgagaaggtcaATGATGCCCTTCTTAAAGCGTACAAAGCCGGGTGCACCAACATTCTAGCCCTACGTGGTGATCCCCCCCGAGCTCAAGACAAGTGGACCGCTGCCGACGGAGGCTTCCAGTATGCCCGTGATCTCGTCAAACATATCCGCGATACCTACGGCAACCACTTCGACATCGGCGTTGCTGGCTATCCTGAGGGTTCCGACGACAACAAGAATGAGGACGAATTacttgatcatctcaaggagaaggttgaCATGGGCGCCAGTTTCATCGTCACACAAATGTTCTATGATGCTGATAACTTCATTCGCTGGGTGAAGCGTGTTCGTGAGCGTGGCATCACTATCCCTATCCTCCCCGGTATCATGCCCATCGCTACATATGCCAGCTTCCTTCGACGAGCAAACCATATGCAGGCCAAGATCCCTCAGGAATGGCTCGATGCACTTGAGCCTGTCAAGAACGACGATGTTGCTGTCAGAAACATCGGAAAGACCCTGGTTGCCAACATGTGCCGAAAGTTGCTCGCCAACGGGATTCATCACCTTCACTTCTATACTATGAACCTTGCCCAGGCTACACGCATGTTACTTGAGGAGCTCCAATGGGCTCCTTGCGCTGAGCGTCCTCTTCAACAGGCTCTCCCCTGGAAACAGTCCAAAGGACTTGGTCGCCGCGAGGAGGATGTTCGGCCCATCTTTTGGAGAAATCGCAACAAGTCTTATGTTATTCGCACACAGGATTGGGATGAGTTCCCCAACGGTCGATGGGGTGATTCTCGCTCTCCTGCTTTCGGAGAGCTGGATGCTTATGGCATTGGTTTGACTGGTACTAACGAGGCCAATCGCAAGAAATGGGGCGAGCCCAAGACCATTCATGATATTGCTCTGCTTTTCGTCCGATATCTCCAAAATGAGATCGAGTCTCTGCCATGGAGTGAGGCACCTCTTAccactgaagctgatgagattcGAGATGAACTTATTGAGCTGAACAAGCGAGGATTGTTGACTGTGAACTCTCAGCCTGCTGTCAATGGCGTCAAGTCTTCTCACCCGGTCCACGGCTGGGGCCCCGACAACGGCTATGTCTACCAGAAGTCATACCTTGAGTTGCTGGTGCACCCTGATGTCTTTGACAAGATGATCAGTCGCATTGAGAACCACCCTGATCTGACCTACTACGCTGTGACTAAGGACGGCGAGCTCCGATCTAATGTGACATCTGATGGCCCCAACGCAGTGACATGGGGTGTCTTCCCTGGAAAGGAGATTGTGCAGCCAACCATTGTCGAGAGCATCAGTTTCCTTGCATGGAAGGACGAAGCATTCAGACTGGGTGTTGATTGGGCTCACTGTTATGACATGAGCTCGCCTAGCCGAGCTTTGCTTGAGGGTGTCATGAACGACTGGTACCTAGTCAACATCG TGAACAACGATTTCCACGACAACAAAACCATCTTCGAGCTTTTGAAGGGCCTCGAGGTCAAGGGCCTCACCACTCCCGCGACTCCTTTGACTGAGTCGGTAGGTAATGGCGCCGTAGATACTGAACCTATTGCCAACGGTACTGCAGCCACTGCAGTTGCGAACTAG